In a single window of the Olivibacter sp. SDN3 genome:
- the carB gene encoding carbamoyl-phosphate synthase large subunit, with the protein MPKNTSIRSVLIIGSGPIIIGQACEFDYSGSQAALSLKEEGIEVSIINSNPATIMTDKVIADHVYLLPLTADSIEQILEERKIDAVLPTMGGQTALNLCIEASNRGIWEKHGVKVIGVDVAAIEKTENREAFRQLMIDIGVGVAKSKIANSFLEGKEGAQEIGFPLVIRPSYTLGGTGGGFVHKKEDFEAALSRGLQASPTHEVLVEQAVLGWKEYELELLRDGNDNVIIICSIENFDPMGIHTGDSITVAPAMTLSDTCYQEMRNQAIKMMRAIGNFAGGCNVQFSVNPENEEIIAIEINPRVSRSSALASKATGYPIAKIAAKLAIGYNLDELENQITKTTSAYFEPTLDYVIVKSPRWNFAKFKGANRELGLQMKSVGEVMAIGRTFIEALQKACQSLETNRLGLGADGKQVRNLEEIMHSLEHPSSGRLFHIKDAFEMGVPLESIRKATLIDKWFLVQIQELVELETELKRYALNNIPKDFFLTLKQKGFSDGQIAWLLGNVEEDEVYHRRRELGIKRVYKMVDTCAAEFPALTPYYYSTFEEENESIPSEKKKIVVLGSGPNRIGQGIEFDYSCVHGLLASKEAGYEAIMINCNPETVSTDFNMADKLYFEPVFWEHVREIIDLEKPEGVIVQLGGQTALKMAKQLKETGIKIIGTSFDDMDLAEDRGRFSDLLKELAIPYPRYGVAENAEEAIRVANEVGYPVLVRPSYVLGGQGMSIVINDEELEKAVIKIMKNMPGNRVLIDHFLDRAEEAESDSICDGDEVHIIGMMEHIEPAGIHSGDSSAVLPPFSLSTAVQEKMEEYSKKIAKALNVRGLLNIQFAIKDEKVYVIEANPRASRTVPFIAKAYDVPYINIATKVMLGHNKLKDFTITRKLKGYAIKEPVFSFDKFPDVDKQLGPEMRSTGEAIRFIKDLDDPYFRHLYAEKSMYLSK; encoded by the coding sequence ATGCCAAAAAACACCTCCATTCGCTCAGTGCTGATTATCGGTTCGGGCCCCATTATTATCGGACAGGCCTGTGAATTTGACTATTCGGGTTCTCAAGCAGCTCTTTCTTTAAAAGAAGAAGGCATTGAGGTTTCTATCATCAATTCAAATCCGGCAACAATCATGACCGATAAGGTCATAGCAGACCACGTTTACCTCTTGCCTCTTACGGCAGATAGTATTGAACAAATTCTAGAAGAACGCAAGATTGATGCCGTACTGCCTACCATGGGCGGACAGACCGCATTAAATCTTTGCATCGAAGCCTCTAATAGAGGAATCTGGGAAAAGCATGGTGTTAAAGTGATCGGTGTAGATGTAGCCGCGATCGAAAAAACAGAGAACAGAGAAGCGTTCCGTCAGCTTATGATCGATATTGGTGTTGGTGTTGCAAAATCAAAAATTGCCAACTCTTTTCTTGAAGGTAAAGAGGGAGCCCAAGAAATTGGCTTTCCATTGGTAATCCGTCCAAGTTATACTTTAGGTGGAACTGGAGGTGGTTTCGTGCATAAAAAAGAAGATTTTGAAGCAGCATTAAGCCGTGGCTTACAAGCTTCACCAACCCATGAGGTATTAGTGGAGCAAGCTGTTTTAGGCTGGAAAGAATATGAGCTGGAGTTATTACGCGACGGCAACGACAACGTCATCATTATCTGCTCCATTGAAAATTTTGATCCGATGGGAATTCATACCGGAGATTCGATCACTGTCGCTCCAGCTATGACACTTAGCGATACCTGTTATCAGGAAATGCGCAATCAAGCTATCAAAATGATGCGTGCCATTGGAAATTTTGCCGGTGGATGTAATGTACAGTTTTCTGTCAATCCTGAAAACGAGGAAATTATTGCCATTGAAATTAATCCCAGGGTATCTCGTTCATCCGCTCTTGCATCTAAAGCCACTGGCTATCCTATTGCTAAGATAGCTGCAAAATTAGCTATTGGATATAATTTAGATGAACTCGAAAATCAAATCACCAAAACAACTTCAGCTTATTTTGAGCCAACACTTGATTATGTCATTGTAAAATCTCCTCGCTGGAACTTCGCTAAATTTAAGGGCGCAAATAGAGAGCTTGGATTACAAATGAAATCGGTGGGAGAAGTAATGGCTATTGGCCGCACTTTCATTGAGGCGCTACAAAAAGCTTGTCAAAGCCTAGAGACCAACCGGTTAGGCCTAGGAGCAGATGGCAAGCAAGTACGTAATTTGGAGGAAATTATGCACAGCTTGGAGCATCCCAGCAGTGGCCGTTTATTCCATATTAAAGATGCCTTTGAGATGGGGGTACCATTAGAGTCTATACGTAAAGCAACATTGATAGACAAATGGTTTCTCGTACAAATACAAGAGCTCGTAGAGCTCGAAACCGAACTCAAGCGTTATGCGCTGAATAATATACCAAAAGACTTTTTCTTAACTCTCAAACAAAAAGGATTCTCTGACGGACAGATTGCCTGGCTGTTAGGCAATGTTGAAGAAGATGAGGTGTATCATCGCAGAAGAGAGCTCGGTATCAAACGAGTGTATAAGATGGTGGATACCTGCGCGGCAGAGTTCCCCGCTTTAACCCCTTACTATTACTCAACATTCGAAGAAGAAAACGAATCGATTCCGAGCGAGAAAAAGAAAATAGTTGTGTTGGGTTCCGGCCCCAATCGTATCGGCCAAGGTATTGAGTTCGATTATTCTTGTGTACATGGTTTACTTGCATCTAAAGAAGCGGGTTACGAGGCCATCATGATCAACTGTAATCCTGAGACGGTTTCCACAGATTTCAACATGGCCGACAAGTTGTATTTTGAACCTGTATTCTGGGAACACGTACGTGAGATCATTGATCTGGAGAAACCTGAAGGCGTAATCGTACAACTTGGCGGACAAACAGCCCTTAAAATGGCAAAGCAGCTCAAAGAAACCGGCATTAAAATTATCGGTACTTCTTTTGACGATATGGACCTTGCCGAAGATCGTGGCCGATTCTCTGATCTATTAAAAGAATTAGCTATTCCTTATCCAAGATATGGCGTCGCAGAAAACGCTGAGGAAGCCATCCGGGTAGCCAATGAGGTGGGATATCCCGTGCTTGTACGCCCGAGCTATGTGCTAGGTGGACAAGGGATGAGCATTGTGATCAATGACGAAGAGCTTGAAAAAGCAGTCATTAAAATCATGAAAAATATGCCCGGTAACCGTGTTTTGATCGATCATTTCTTAGATCGGGCGGAAGAAGCCGAGTCTGATTCCATCTGTGATGGAGATGAAGTGCATATTATCGGCATGATGGAACATATTGAACCGGCGGGAATACATTCAGGTGATTCCAGCGCTGTACTTCCTCCCTTCAGTTTATCAACTGCAGTTCAGGAAAAAATGGAAGAATACTCCAAAAAGATCGCCAAAGCACTGAATGTACGCGGATTATTAAACATCCAGTTTGCGATAAAAGACGAAAAGGTATATGTTATCGAGGCTAACCCGAGAGCATCACGAACCGTTCCATTTATTGCAAAAGCATACGATGTTCCTTATATCAATATCGCTACCAAGGTTATGCTTGGCCATAATAAGTTAAAAGACTTTACCATTACCCGGAAATTAAAGGGTTACGCTATTAAAGAACCGGTCTTTTCCTTCGATAAATTCCCGGATGTTGATAAGCAATTAGGGCCTGAAATGCGTTCAACTGGAGAAGCTATACGCTTCATTAAAGATCTTGACGACCCTTATTTCAGACATCTATATGCTGAGAAATCCATGTATTTGAGTAAATAG